A window of Branchiostoma floridae strain S238N-H82 chromosome 9, Bfl_VNyyK, whole genome shotgun sequence genomic DNA:
tatatgttttatttgtttgcattCATAGTGCTGAATTTCATATCATGCCTTTCTTGAACGATTTCCAAGCTTGGTCTCTTTAGACATAACTTATGTACAACACTACCGTATATGTTGAGATACATGATGCAAGATAGCGGATTGCAATGTATTTTGAAGACATTGAATGGAGACACCATACACCAAGATACAAGCATCAGcaatttgttattgttttgtttcataaaaTCCCCTAAAATCGGGATACTACTTGTGGCAGGGTTGTACGAGAGACCTCAAGGGAGCTTCTTCTATGAACTGTTCCAAGAAGCTTCTCCGTGGAAATTAGTCTTCCGTTGGGCTTCTCAGTGGAGGTTATTAGTACAAACCCTTTTTGAAAGCGTGTCAACTACTACCAATACATCTATTCTCTCTCTTACCTGTTCTTGACTAGCCAGTAGTCCATGCCATCCATGGAGCCGTAGCCTACCGCCAGCACTCCGTGGTCCAGCTTCGTCCTGCTGCACTCGGGCTCATCGTAAATACCTGCCAACAGTAGAACGGCTTTGATCAGAAACTAACTACACTCAGCCTCATGCGCTTACTTTGTACCCTGTTTCTCTTATCTTACAGATGTGAGAGGTTAAAGAGGAAACTGAGAACGAAAAATGAGTCAAGCAATATAGGAGCAAGGAAAGTTTATCATGATAAAGCCTCAATGATTGGAGTATGTCTGTAAATACAACAGTTTTCAGGTACATCATGTCAGCTCTGAAGAAAGTAACAGATAGGATTCCGAAACTTCGATTCAGCATGTAAAATTTTATTGGCAAGTAACTTAGAGTTATGGAGAGATACTGAAGGAAAGTAACAGATGCGAAGTTGGGACAGAGATGATACAAAGACAAAAATAGGCAGACCATAATAGAAATAAAGAATCAAAGCCTACAGGTAAGTAAGAAGTTTGTGTATTCTTAGCCTTTGGTTGGTAGCACAGACCTGGTTGTATGTCTTTCACGGCTAAACATGTAAATGATAAATAGAATTCCGAAAAGGCCTGCTTACCACTTTTGTAGAACCTGAGAGATTTGTGGCTGGCGTCGATGGCTACAGAAACTGGTCCCACGGTGCCGACAGCCTGCATCAGGGCCATCTCATCCATGGCCTTGATGTCCGTGTAGCTGGACAGCGTGGCTCCGCTGCAGCTTGTCTTGTAATCACAGACCTTCTCATCCTGTCGGTAGAAACACACTGCTTTAGCATTCCGCACAATAAAGATATGGAGTCAAATGGAGAACTCGGTACAATACAAAGTAAATCATGCAACTGGATACATTCTAACCAAGGAGCCTTGTTCTTTGAATGTAATGCCAGTACAGTGACAGGAAGGAAGCGGGAAGATGACCGCAAAGGTCAGACTTGCCCgagtgacaggaagtacagGTCAGAGGTGGTGGAACTCGCCATGAAAGTCCAGATCAATGGGTGAATGGAAGAGGCTTCTAATCTACAGGGAAGTATCGTACCTTTGCCATGTAGGGATAGCACTCCTCTGTGTCGATGCCACCGTTAGACTTGATGTAACGGAACGCCTGGTCCATGAGCCCGCCCTCGCAGCCCTTGTTACCGAATCTTCTGGAACAGTCCAGCAGGTTCTGTTCGCTGAGAGACACCAGCTTGCCTGTCTTCATGAAGTGTTGCCCTTCCAATGACCCAGTCTGCAGGAGACAGGAAGAATCACATACATGTGTCAGGGAGGAGATTTCTGATCTGTGTGTACTATCTGATAAAATCGCCGATTCTACCGGAAGAGATTCCCGATCACATGACGGAGTCTTTGTCGGCAAAGATTCTGATCGGGATGATAGGAACACGTTTTAGGGTTACCTTCCATTTATTGATTTTAAATCTTAAGTCAATCCATTTATCTCAAGTGACATGAATCGAAGTTGAAAAGTTTTGAGTGTCTTATAAGGGAATGGGTTTTATAATTTGCACATTCCGAATTTCTGTTAATTCATTGTCAATGTTATAAACTTgtgaaacaaataaaatgtaataaagTACTGTAACTGTAGGTACACGTCGTGCATCACTACTTCATCACTGTAGTGGCTTCCCTTCGTCAGATTTGGATATAACAAAATCCTTTCGTATATTTACCGTGCTGAAGGCCCAGCAAGACCCGCAATGCCCCTGGTCTTTGATGGGGGTTACCGCGCCCTTCTGTCTCCAGTCTACGGTGTCATCAACCTGGAGCCCCGGCGTGCTCTCGAAGACGTTCTCTGAGGGAGTAGACAGGTTCAGCGGCAGCAGGCCGGGACCGACGACAAGCTCCAAATACTCACTGTGTGCCTGGAGAAAGGTATTTAAGTGACTCAATTCTCATTCTCACAGGCAAGCGAGCAAGCAAGTAACAGAGCAACTTATCAAGCAGCTTGTCAAGCAAGCAAAACAACAACCTAGCAAGCAAGCAACTTAGCAAGTAAGCAACCTAGCAAGTAACCTAGCAAGTAAGCAACctagcaagcaagcaagcaaccaaccaagcaACTTATCAAGCAAGCAAAAAAGCAACCTAGCAAGCAAGCAACCTAGTGAAAAACCTAGCAAGCTAGCAACCTAGCAAGCAATCTAGCAAGCAAGCAACctagcaagcaagcaagcaagcaacaaACCAACTAAATCAATCAGCCAGCAAACAAATTAAACCATCAAACGAACactaaaaaaatgcaatacaagcaatttttatctattttagTTTTCCTGTTGTCGCGGTGGATTACATCGAAATTTGCAGAAACATGATAAATGGACGAGAGAACTCGAAATATGAATGCCAACTTACCAGGTCCCCAAACTGGTTCATGCCCATGAAGTACGACCTCCTGCCCATGGCTGCCTCCTGGTTGTGCTCCTTGATCATCTGGTTGTTGTCCCTAAAGATGGCGCGTCTCACGTTCTCCTCATCTGGACTCTTGTATTGCTTTCCTGTAGAAAAACACAGTTTATACTAAagccacatttccaaatcggctCCTGACCGGGTAGTTTGTGATATCAAAAAGTATGACACAAAAGACATAATTGGGGCATATTTCTTGATATAGATACAtttaatgtttcaaaatgtGACCCTGGAATTATTTACCAGAGACATTTTACTATTGTGGTTGATTTGTTCAATGTCGTTGTATGGGAGTAGGTATAAGTTGAAGTATCTCTACTATTCTCTAGCTTATAAAAATTGTCATACACGACATGTTGCTTTGTACGAACGGCGATAATTCTTTTCTCTTAAGCAAGTTACTACGTCTCTAAGAATCTGACACCCCAAATACAATCAATTATGCTAACTGCTATATTTACAGGAAAGCAAATACAAATTAGAACACACAATGTTATATTTCATCAACATTATAACTGATGGGGTAGTTACCATGTGTAAGTTTGAAGGCCTCCCACTCAACGTCcatggctgttgccatggtgacggaaAGAACAAGAATCAGGAACTTCATCTTGATGTATAGCGTCTGAAATGATGATAAGGAGATGTTTATTACAATTTGTTTCACATGGATTCCATAAGTGTTACTTACACTAGCTTGATCTTGGCATGAAAACACAAGACATGTGCTGTCGTAATACGTTGAAATTGTCCTTTTAATCTACGAGCAAATGTTAAAACTTACTTATTTTGCCGTTCTTAACATGCCTTTGGAACTGTTTATTTGTAAACCTCGTATTTATTTGTAAAGATCGCAacaaagcccccctcccctttcatTGAATGGAGACCGAAGAGAGACTGAATTCAGATTTTACAACATTATCATTGCTCCCACTACCCGCTAACTCACTACTGtagtggcccaagggctatagaaaagGGAACGGGCACTGCCCCTATACACCTAAAGCTGaggtcaagtcaagtcaaattttATTGCACATCATTTGTAAAACGGGTACAAACGTAAGGCAAACTTAAGTATATTGTATAAGACAAATAGCTACATGTCTATAGTAACAATAGTCtaatactgtaacaataaaaTGTAGATTCTAGTCTATGCAATATTGGAAGaaacaacattgtacaaaattcagAATGCTGTGCCAGACTACTTTCTGATAACATATAGTGCATACTACACCCAGGTTCTATTTTATGCATACAATATTGAAAGGAGACACAGGGAGGATCTTTAAATCTTGCAGGTGTTTGAAGGATTTCAATTGTCATCTAGATTAATATTTATGACTTGGTCACATGAGGTCCACGAGACTCCGGTTGGTGAATATTTAACAAAGGTGCCGCAGGTAGGTGTGCCGTTGTTTGCTGAGGTAAAAGGTCGTCTGTCACGAGGACCTCATGTGGCGGCAAACACCTTCGGTGAAACGTGTACATCATAGACACTGCATAGAACTATTACTACACCACTACAGAAGGGACACTTACAAAGTTTAAACAAAGTTTTTCAGTAAAGGAATTTTGTTCAAACGTCGGTCTACACATTTCGATGAACAGACCTTCCATTATCTCAACTTTTGACCGAGCAGGGGAAGATACATTTGGACTTTCTGAATGTTGACTCTCACTGCAATGTTTTGTTGAATACCTGTAGCGTTGTGGTGCGTTTGATCGTATGAAGGGTTTCGGAATACATACTGTCAttctcacatacacacacgcacgcacgcacgcacatgcacgaacacacacacacacatttgaaATTGCATTGCAGTCTCAAACAAGAAATGAATACTAGAAATAGCAGGCCAGTTCCCTTACCTCAGAGTCGAAGATTCTGGTCACCTTAGGTGTCTTTTCCCTACCGCCGGTTGGTCTAAAGTCCCCAGAGACCTTTATATACTAGCTCTTTAAGCCGGAACACCTGAACTGAACACCAATGAGAACACTTCAAGCTATCACGTGACCACAAGGCTGCGTTTTACGCGTGACTTTCATGtgataaaattgcaatatttcaagACAGTTGCATCACTGAAGACATTTTAGCAAAACAGAAGTCTTTATCACATGATTTTAGTTGAAAGGCTAGTGACCTGATAATTAACAATGCTATCGTAAGTTCAACTGGTGTCCATAGTAGCGCTTGTTCATATACTAGTCTGACATGCCTTCTGAAGGTGTTAAATCAATGTATTGTTTATGGTAGACGATAAACATCAACAGGAAAGGACAAGAAAGGTCAATGgccttgaaatgaaaaaaaaagtaagaacgCCGGGTTAAATAAACTTCATGCCATAGATTTatgaccccccctccccatcttacACAAGTCTTCTCCCCTTTATCTGATATTCCGGCAAATATTGATTGAACGGTTTTATCCTTGTAGTGATCTATTTGTAAATATACCTCAAGTCAACTCTAACGTAATGACTAAGGGCATGGGGCAAGTCAGCTATTTGAGCTACCATGTGTGAGGCAacgttgcttttttttttcgaaatagACCATTCACACAAGCTGCCAAAATGGCGA
This region includes:
- the LOC118422575 gene encoding cathepsin L1-like encodes the protein MKFLILVLSVTMATAMDVEWEAFKLTHGKQYKSPDEENVRRAIFRDNNQMIKEHNQEAAMGRRSYFMGMNQFGDLAHSEYLELVVGPGLLPLNLSTPSENVFESTPGLQVDDTVDWRQKGAVTPIKDQGHCGSCWAFSTTGSLEGQHFMKTGKLVSLSEQNLLDCSRRFGNKGCEGGLMDQAFRYIKSNGGIDTEECYPYMAKDEKVCDYKTSCSGATLSSYTDIKAMDEMALMQAVGTVGPVSVAIDASHKSLRFYKSGIYDEPECSRTKLDHGVLAVGYGSMDGMDYWLVKNSWGSAWGDMGYVKMTRNKNNQCGIATKASYPVV